The Chlorocebus sabaeus isolate Y175 chromosome 20, mChlSab1.0.hap1, whole genome shotgun sequence genomic sequence CTCACTGGAGGAATATTCCATCGCTTGTTCAAATAGCCACGGTCCTTGTGAGTCCAAGCAGCCTCACAGCAACACCAAAATCACATTTGAGGAAGACCAAGTCTTCAACTAGCGCGCGAACTGAGTGAACTGGCCAGATGACACACTGATAAGGGAGTAAAAGGACACTCTGAGCTAGTGCCCGGATGACACACAGCAAACAGTGATTATGAAGAGTGAGCTCAATAGTTTTCcataaaatgtgattaaaattCAATGCAGTCACCATGAGAGTACAGCTTTTGGGGTATGGTCAACCTATGGTACGTTAGTCAATGATAAGGGGAGGAAAAATAGAAACCTAAACCTCTACTGCAATGAAAACCAACAGCAATGTCAGTAGGAGTAATTCAGCTTTCATTGAAAACATGAAACCAAACACACTGCTTTCCCCTGGATCTGTCGTCTCCAGGTATTAAGAAAGAATTAAGCGTCCACAATTGCTGAAAGTTACCTGGGGCATGGTGGGTTTtcatcttcttccccttcttggtACTTTTCAATTTCTGCAATAAATTCAGACACATGAAGCTGATTCTCCTACACACATAACAATCCACTCTCTAATCCTTACACAGGGACTTCAGGCTCCTCAGCATAAGAATAAGACACTGTGGGAGATATATTTCAGAAGGGCTGAAGGCTGGTCATGATAGAGATTCCTTGGTTTTTGTCCCAGAAACTAAGGGTAAAATGTCCCTTTTCTGGTAGATCGTTATCCCAATATCATTTGTCCCAAGTTTGTGCAAATGGTTATGCCATATTTTTCCAATCAATTTGAAGCAAATGCCCTCAAGTGATTTCTAGGAGAAAAACTGCAATATTCAGCCCTGTCTCATCAAATACTCAGATTGTTTATGGCTGTGAGGAATTTAGACACTGAAATtagagtgagaaaggaaatctggAAACCCTTGAGTCAAAATCATAGTTCTCTGAATTTGTCACATCTGCCCAGGTCCAGTATCTTGAGAGTAGAATCAGAGTGCCACAGGTATGGCCTGAGACTAGGAAGACAGCCGTGCTCACTGACCCATCCCATGTCTGGGCTTCCAGGTGGAACTAGAGATTCATTGAACCTACATGTGCCTATAGGTCCTCACTGCAGCAGTGACATCTCTCAGCTCAGTAATGGCCACTTGGAACAGGAATATGATCTCTATACGGAAGACTCAGTGGATCCTTATCAGCTTCAGAGAAAGGTACTCTCCATCCACGCCAAGAGAAAAGCCAACGTGTTGTTCCTCCAATGAGTAAAAGGAGCTTCCCTGGGAATGGCATGAATCGGGAAACTCAAGATAACTGTAAGGAGTCGAATAATAGCTATCCAGTGAGTCCTGCAAGACTTCAGGCTCTACTACTTCCAGCAGCTCTCTGCTGAACCtggaaaagtagaaaaagtaaagaataagTCAGGAGAAATCAGACACAACAGAGCCCCAACTAGATTTCATGGGTAGCACAAGGAAGTggtcaagaaagaaaaatgatagatCCATGAATGAGGTAACAAATTATTGCCTTCATGTTGGGACAGAACAGGGCCAAATGGAAAAggatgaaagagaaagacagagaacagaggcagagacagagacagagagagacagagagtgctTGGTGAGTTGTCCAGGTGACACACTGATGAGGGAGTAACAGGACACTCTGAGTTAGTGGCCTCAGGACACACAGCATACAGTGATCATGAAAAGCCTGTGATCAACAATTTTCCATCAAATGTGCTCAAGTTTTCATGTAGTCACCATGAGAATAGAGCTTTTGAAGTATGGTCCACCTACAGTAGGTTAGTAAATGATAAGGGGAGGAAGAATTGGGAACCTAAATATGTAATGCAATGAAAACCAACAGCAATGTTAGTAGGAATAATTCAGGCTTGGTTGAAAAGATGTAATCAATAATGTCGGTCCGCTCTGTTTTCCCCAAACCAGGAGTCTCCAGGTGTCAACACAGAATTAGCTGTTGTCAATTGCTCAGAGTTACCTGGGGCATGGTGGGCCTtggtcttcttcctcttcttcctttgtaATTCCTGTAATAAAATCAGACAGGGACAGGCAAAATAAGCCAATTCACCTACACCCATAACAGTCCACTGTCTAATCCCCACACAGGGACCACAGGCTCCTCAGCATGAGAACAGGATAATGTGAGACATAAACTGCAGGAGGCCTCAAAGCCGGTCATGATAGAGATTCTTTGATTTACATCTCAGAACCAAGGGTCAAATGTCCCTATTCTGGTAGACAGTTATCCCAAAATCATTTATCCCAAGTTTGTGCAAACAGTTATGCCTTATTGTTCCCATCAATTCAAAGAAAATGCCCCAGATGATTTCTAGAAGGAAAACTGCTGTATTCAGCCCTGTCTCATCAAATTCCCAACTCGTTCATGGTCGCAAGACACTGAAATTAGAATAAAGGAGGAAATCTACAAACATTGAATCCGAATCATAGTTCTGTGAATTTTTTACATCCGCCTCGGTCCCATGTGCTGAGAGTGGGTTCAGGTTGCCACAGGCCTGACTGGAGACTAGGAATACATCCATGCTCACTGACCCATTTCATATCTGGGCTTCCAACTGAAACTACAGTTGTATTACAACCTATATGCGTCCATAGGTCCTGCCAGCAGCAATGACATCTCTCGGGTCAGGAAGGGCCACTTGGAACAGGAATATCACGCCTATTGGGAAGACCAGGTGGAGCCTTATCACCTTCATAGTAAGGAACTCACTGTCCATGTCAAGAGCCAAGCCAGAGTGCTCTTCTTCCAACGAGTAGAAGGCATTTCTGTAGGGCTGGCATAAGTCAGGCAGTTCAAGATACCCGCAAGGAGTTGAATAAAATCTACCCAGTGAGTCCTGCAAGGCTTCAGGCTCTTTCTCATCCAGCAGTTCCCTGTTGAGCCTGGAAAAGTAGGAAAAGTAAAGAATAAGTCAGGGGGAATCAGAAACCACACAGCCCCAGCTAGATTTCATAGGTAACATAAGGAAGTGTTCGAAAAGAAAAAGGACAGCTCTATTAATGAGGTAACAGATTATTGCCTTAATGTTGGCACAATCAGGGCCAGGTAGAAaaggatgaaagagaaagaaacacacacacacacacacacacacacacacagagacagagatagacagAGAGAGCAAGAACTCAGTGAATCGGCCAGGTGACACACTGATGAGGCAGTCAAAGAACACTTTGTATTTGTGCCCTCAGGATGAACAGCGAACAGTGATCATGAAAACAGTGGGCTCAATAATTTTGCATAAAATGTGCTCAAGTTTCCCTGCAGTCACCATGAGAATACAGCTTTTGAGGTATGGTCAACCTTCAGTAGCTTAGTAAATGATAAGGGTATGAAAAAATGGAAACCTAAATATTTACTGtaatgaaaaccaaaagcaataTTAGTAGGCGTAATTCAGACTTGTCTGATAAGGCAAAATCACTCTTTTCAGCATGTACTGTTTTCCCTGCACTTGGCGTCTCTAGGTGTCAACAGCACATTAACCGTCCACAATTTCTCAGACTCACCAGGGACCTGTGGCCTCTTGGTCCTCCTTTTTCACTTCATCACACCAATGTCCTGCAAATAAATACAGATGGGGCCTCTTACATGAAGCAGTTCTTCCTTGCACACAGAAACATTCCTCTGTCCAATCCTAACACAGGGACATCAGTCTTCTCAGTGTGAGAACAGAAGACTTTGAGAGAAACATAACCAGAGGCATGAGGTCAAGTCTTGAGAGAACTGACTTGGTTCCTTTCATGAGCCTTGGGCAAAATTCCCCTCTTTTGGAATGTTATCTTCCCAATGTGATCTGTCCCAGATTTGTGTACACAAATGAGCAATGACTTTCCCAATAGATTTTAGGCAAATACTTCTAACACCTCGTAGGAGAGATACCGCAATATTCAGGTTTCTCACATCAAATACCCAGGATTTGATAGTTTATGAGATTGTGGACACTGAGATTTCATGTAGGGGTGTATTATTCCAGCTCTTGTTACAACGAGACTTGGTTCTACACAGAAGCATCAGCTATTATGGCTTTTGTGGGTGAAAAGTCAGTCATTTAACTAGAAAACATACCAGCAAGATGATGGACAGATGAGCTAAAACAAGCCAACTGAGAAGACACAGAAAATGGGGATAAATTCAGTGAAACCTGGGTTACATCTCTGATTCAGAGGAGGACAAGGGTGACACTGGCCTCGGGCAGGTAAAGAACCACACAGACATGCTTTGGGAACAAAACTCATGAGGAACTTTGTAGCTGGCAAGACACATTTAATTCACATGAACTGATCTGACAGACAACACCTGGGACAGAAAGCCCCAAGATTACGGGGTCCACTTGGGACATGAACTGGAGCTTTATCACCTTCATAATGGAGTACTCACTGCCTATGTCAAGAGCCAAGTTGACTTGTTGTTCCTCTAATGAGTGAAAGGTGCTCCTGTAAGACTGGTATGAGGCAGACATGTCAGGAGGAATTGAGAGAGTCGAATAACCTTCATCCCAGGATTCCTGGGGAGCTTCCTCCTCTTCAGACTCCTGCAAATTCCTGATGACACAGGCAGGACAGGGATGACAGAAGATTTAACCGACAGAGATTAGACAGCAAAACCTCCCAGATGATCTGATGGGAGGCAGAATGGAGTGGTCACAGAAACCAAAGCCAGTTTTCCttcaacagaaataaaagtatCCTTCTAAATGCAGGGCACAGGGTGACTGCCCTGAGGAATGACCAAAAATGGGCAGCACGTGCTCAGTACACTTGCCACAGATGACCCAACGCAGGGCACCCCGACTCTCCCTGTAAACTACCCTCATGACTTGCAGCACGGACACTAACACAGGATTTCAACTACTTTGCATAAATTGCGTTGAATTTTCCATGTAGCATTCAAGTGAACAGAGCTCTTGCGGCAGTGCAGACACAGATCTTGTGTGCTAAGGGCCCCATTTTCccaatattttgatatattttttcagtttcttttcttgcACAAATACTGGAAAACATACtaacaaaaaataagtagaaagcaTATGTACATTCTCTCCCTGGATTTAAACACAGGGGACAGAACAGGCGACACCAAGAAATCCCTGTttgagggtctggagtggacctccagcaaactccatcagacctgcagctgagggacctcaCTGTTaacaagaaaactaacaaacagaaagaatagCATCCActtcaacaaaaaggacatccacttcaaaaccccatctataggtcaccagcatcaaagaccaaagggagataaaaccacaaagaggtgGAGAAACcggagcagaaaagctgaaaattttaaaaaccacagcACCCCTTCTCCTCCCAAGGATCAGAGAtcctcgccagcaacggaacaaaaaagggcagagaatgactttgacgagatgactgaagtaggcttcagaaagttggTAATAACAAAATTCTCCGAGTTGAAGGAGGATGTGCGAAAACATCGCAAGGAAGCtacaaaccttgaaaaaagattagatgaatggctaactacaataaacagtgtagagaagaccttaaatgacctgatggagctgaaaaccatggcatg encodes the following:
- the LOC140709426 gene encoding NBPF family member NBPF3-like codes for the protein MKEKDRERDSRLIDSSSHDEWENAVSIIPENESDHEEEEEKGPVSPRNLQESEEEEAPQESWDEGYSTLSIPPDMSASYQSYRSTFHSLEEQQVNLALDIGRHWCDEVKKEDQEATGPWLNRELLDEKEPEALQDSLGRFYSTPCGYLELPDLCQPYRNAFYSLEEEHSGLALDMDRITKEEEEEDQGPPCPRFSRELLEVVEPEVLQDSLDSYYSTPYSYLEFPDSCHSQGSSFYSLEEQHVGFSLGVDGEYLSLKLIRIH